In Canis lupus baileyi chromosome X, mCanLup2.hap1, whole genome shotgun sequence, one DNA window encodes the following:
- the BMP15 gene encoding bone morphogenetic protein 15, with translation MVLLSILRILLWGLALFMEYRVQMAKVGQPSNALMADTPSLPLIRELLEEAPGKQQRKPQVLGHPLRYMLELYQRSADARGHPRENRTIGATMVRLVRPLANIARPLRGPWHIKTLDFPLRPNRVAYQLVRAIVVYRHQLYLAPFHLSCHVEPWIQQSLTNHFPSSGRGSSNPSLMSKAWTEMDITQHVRQRIWNHKGRRVLQLRLMCQQQKGSEILELQWHGTSSLDTAFLLLYFNDTHKSVRKATFHPRVLEGFIEKDSSLLRRARQAGSITSGVPSSSRDHDGPKSNQCSLHPFQVSFHQLGWDHWIIAPHLYTPNYCKGACPRVLHYGLNSPNHAIIQNLVNELVDQSVPQPSCVPYKYVPISILLVEANGSILYKEYEDMIAQSCTCR, from the exons ATGGTCCTCCTCAGCATCCTTAGAATACTTCTTTGGGGACTGGCGCTTTTTATGGAATACAGGGTCCAAATGGCAAAGGTAGGGCAGCCCTCTAATGCCCTCATGGCTGacaccccttccctgcccctgatTCGGGAGCTGCTAGAAGAAGCTCCTGGCAAACAGCAGAGGAAGCCACAGGTCCTTGGGCATCCTTTGCGGTACATGCTGGAGTTGTACCAGCGTTCAGCTGATGCACGTGGGCACCCTAGGGAGAACCGCACCATTGGGGCCACCATGGTGAGGCTGGTGAGACCCTTGGCGAATATAGCAAGGCCTCTCAGAG GCCCCTGGCATATAAAGACCCTGGACTTTCCTCTGAGACCAAACCGAGTAGCATACCAACTAGTCAGAGCCATTGTGGTTTACCGCCATCAACTCTACCTAGCTCCTTTCCATCTTTCCTGCCATGTGGAACCCTGGATCCAGCAAAGCCTAACCAACCACTTTCCCTCTTCAGGAAGAGGTTCCTCAAATCCTTCCTTGATGTCCAAAGCTTGGACAGAGATGGATATCACACAACATGTTCGACAAAGAATCTGGAATCATAAAGGACGCAGGGTTCTACAACTCCGCCTCATGTGTCAGCAGCAAAAAGGCAGTGAGATTCTTGAACTTCAGTGGCATGGTACTTCATCCTTGGACACTGCCTTCTTGTTACTGTATTTCAATGACACTCATAAAAGTGTTCGGAAGGCCACATTTCACCCCAGAGTTCTGGAGGGGTTCATAGAAAAGGATTCTTCTCTTTTGCGGAGGGCCCGGCAAGCAGGCAGTATCACATCTGGGGTCCCTAGCTCCTCCAGAGACCATGATGGGCCTAAAAGTAACCAGTGTTCCCTCCACCCTTTCCAAGTCAGCTTCCATCAGTTGGGCTGGGATCATTGGATTATTGCTCCCCATCTATATACCCCAAACTACTGTAAAGGAGCCTGCCCTCGGGTACTACACTATGGTCTCAATTCCCCCAATCATGCCATCATCCAGAACCTTGTCAATGAGCTGGTAGACCAGAGTGTGCCCCAGCCATCCTGTGTTCCTTATAAGTACGTTCCCATTAGCATCCTTTTGGTTGAGGCAAATGGGAGTATCTTGTACAAGGAGTATGAGGATATGATTGCCCAGTCCTGTACATGCAGGTGA